A single region of the Gossypium arboreum isolate Shixiya-1 chromosome 12, ASM2569848v2, whole genome shotgun sequence genome encodes:
- the LOC108478413 gene encoding protein indeterminate-domain 12-like, with translation MFPTAMSNSTSLSEEASTTVSSCTRVVQDFCALIPIVSTISPQQQPQNIKKKRSLPGNPDPDAEVIALSPKTLLATNRFVCEICNKGFQRDQNLQLHRRGHNLPWKLKQRNNKEIKKRAYVCPEPTCVHHHPSRALGDLTGIKKHYCRKHGEKKWKCEKCSKIYAVQSDWKAHTKTCGTREYRCDCGTLFSRKDSFITHRAFCDALAEESARLSANQLAAAAATNPALHHLTSQANPTTNPSSLFPFETHISLNPWVDPTQTSNPNPNNPLHVKPESHHLAPFFQEALQPQKTLITSPLQSLHVSNNAPSIAAAATSTSPHLSATALLQKAATVGATATQINNNNNGMDFFGFASGNLATWQKSSDRFTRDFLGLTGDHHQHHGGGGGNGNVSVSMNVKDVLTYAGEVELQQHFEREHSLLKPQGFGFAEPASETWADC, from the exons ATGTTTCCCACAGCTATGTCCAATTCCACTTCTTTGTCTGAAGAAGCTAGTACCACTGTTTCTTCTTGTACCAGAGTTGTTCAAGACTTTTGTGCCTTAATCCCTATTGTTTCAACCATTTCTCCACAGCAGCAACCACAAAATATCAAGAAGAAAAGAAGCCTCCCAGGGAATCCAG ACCCAGATGCTGAAGTGATTGCTTTATCTCCGAAGACACTATTGGCTACCAACAGATTTGTGTGTGAGATCTGTAACAAAGGTTTCCAACGAGATCAGAACCTTCAACTCCATAGAAGAGGCCATAACCTTCCGTGGAAACTGAAGCAAAGAAACAACAAAGAGATCAAAAAGAGAGCTTATGTTTGCCCTGAACCTACATGTGTCCACCACCATCCTTCAAGGGCTTTAGGTGATCTTACTGGCATTAAAAAGCATTATTGCAGAAAACATGGAGAGAAGAAATGGAAGTGTGAGAAATGCTCAAAGATTTACGCTGTTCAATCTGATTGGAAAGCTCATACTAAGACCTGTGGAACAAGAGAATACAGATGTGATTGTGGAACCCTTTTCTCTAG GAAGGACAGCTTCATAACTCATAGGGCATTTTGCGATGCATTAGCTGAAGAAAGTGCAAGGCTTTCCGCCAACCAACTCGCCGCGGCCGCCGCCACGAATCCAGCTCTCCATCATTTGACATCCCAAGCCAACCCCACCACGAatccttcttctcttttcccctTTGAAACCCATATATCTCTCAACCCATGGGTAGACCCTACTCAAACATCTAACCCTAACCCTAATAACCCACTTCATGTCAAGCCCGAGTCTCACCATTTGGCGCCATTCTTCCAAGAAGCGCTGCAGCCTCAAAAGACGCTCATCACCTCACCCTTACAAAGCCTCCACGTCAGCAACAACGCTCCATCCATTGCTGCTGCTGCCACGTCGACCTCTCCTCACTTGTCGGCCACTGCGTTGCTTCAAAAGGCTGCCACCGTCGGTGCAACCGCCACGCAGATAAACAACAATAACAACGGCATGGATTTCTTTGGTTTCGCGTCCGGGAACCTGGCCACGTGGCAGAAGAGCAGCGACCGTTTCACCAGGGATTTTCTAGGTTTGACCGGAGACCACCATCAGCATCATGGTGGTGGCGGCGGCAATGGGAATGTTAGTGTTAGCATGAACGTGAAGGATGTGTTAACATACGCGGGGGAAGTGGAGTTGCAGCAGCACTTTGAGAGAGAACACTCGCTGTTGAAACCCCAAGGTTTTGGATTCGCTGAGCCTGCCTCCGAAACATGGGCTGATTGTTGA